One Arthrobacter sp. StoSoilB20 DNA segment encodes these proteins:
- a CDS encoding SLC13 family permease, whose protein sequence is MAKTTYQPAPKVESEIRDRSSSSPNRRRRILLLTVAASVILGLVAILFGGAIFNPAATPESEPTMTATQIIPLVILVVMFVVATKWPLNIGVMGLVASFGVGYFMLGMTDKEILADFPSNIVITIIGVTYFFSMAQRNGTIDIIVQNCVRAVRGKTLLLPWVFFLLAASLTALGTFSPAAVALLAPAAIGLAYESRIHPVLMGAFIINGAHAGGFSPLSVAGVLVHDIAVKNGFPISQGALFGASFALNLILSVLTVVLFALLGKLRDGAAGQHADLEARSTRPHGQQILTLGLIAAMLVCALGFHMPIGFVALSAGLLLALVNIKEHQTFIGGVSWSTVLLVAGMITYVSLLQHVGVIDTLAEQALALGAPLLIALVLCYVIGVGSAFASSTALLTAFIPLAGPLLATSSLSASGTVAALAIAATVVDVSPFSTDGALVVANAREDDRQRVYKQLMMYAGGVVLVAPALAWALLVPTGIM, encoded by the coding sequence ATGGCTAAGACTACGTACCAACCAGCTCCCAAAGTCGAGAGCGAAATCCGGGACCGGAGTTCCAGCAGTCCCAACCGCCGCCGCCGTATCCTGCTTCTAACGGTTGCCGCTTCCGTGATCCTGGGCTTGGTCGCCATCCTGTTCGGGGGTGCCATCTTCAACCCGGCGGCTACCCCGGAATCGGAGCCGACCATGACTGCCACCCAGATCATCCCGCTGGTCATCCTGGTGGTGATGTTCGTCGTCGCCACCAAGTGGCCGCTGAACATTGGCGTGATGGGGCTGGTGGCCTCCTTCGGTGTCGGCTACTTCATGCTGGGCATGACCGATAAGGAGATCCTGGCCGATTTCCCGTCAAACATCGTCATCACCATCATTGGCGTCACGTACTTCTTCAGCATGGCCCAGAGGAACGGGACCATCGACATCATCGTCCAGAACTGCGTCCGTGCGGTTCGAGGCAAAACGTTGCTTTTGCCATGGGTATTCTTCCTGCTGGCAGCATCACTGACCGCCCTGGGCACGTTCTCCCCCGCAGCCGTCGCCCTGCTGGCGCCTGCAGCCATTGGACTGGCCTACGAATCACGGATCCACCCAGTCCTGATGGGCGCCTTCATCATCAATGGGGCCCATGCCGGAGGGTTCTCCCCCTTGTCCGTGGCAGGCGTACTGGTCCATGACATTGCCGTGAAGAACGGCTTCCCGATCTCCCAAGGTGCCCTTTTCGGCGCGAGCTTCGCGCTGAACCTCATCCTCTCGGTCCTCACCGTGGTGCTGTTCGCCCTCCTGGGCAAACTTCGCGACGGCGCCGCGGGCCAGCATGCCGACCTCGAGGCACGCAGCACCCGGCCCCACGGCCAGCAGATCCTCACCCTGGGCCTGATCGCGGCAATGCTTGTGTGCGCCTTGGGCTTCCACATGCCCATCGGCTTCGTCGCCCTCTCTGCCGGACTCCTCCTGGCCCTGGTCAACATCAAGGAGCACCAGACGTTCATCGGCGGAGTTTCATGGTCAACGGTGCTGCTGGTCGCCGGCATGATCACCTACGTGTCCTTGCTGCAGCACGTCGGCGTCATCGACACGCTGGCCGAGCAAGCCCTGGCGCTCGGAGCCCCGCTGCTCATTGCCCTTGTTCTCTGCTACGTAATCGGAGTCGGCTCGGCCTTCGCCTCCTCAACTGCCCTGCTGACCGCATTTATCCCGCTGGCCGGGCCGTTGCTTGCGACCAGTTCACTCAGCGCGTCAGGCACCGTGGCTGCCCTGGCCATCGCCGCAACCGTCGTTGACGTCTCTCCCTTCTCCACCGACGGAGCGTTGGTTGTGGCCAATGCCCGCGAAGACGATCGCCAGCGCGTGTATAAGCAACTGATGATGTACGCCGGCGGCGTAGTCCTGGTGGCACCCGCCCTGGCTTGGGCCCTGCTGGTTCCCACCGGAATCATGTAG
- a CDS encoding PrpF domain-containing protein: MKIEAEWMRGGTSKCWVFETAHLEQTGTDVNELLPRLFGSPDSRQIDGVGGATSTTSKAMILSRPEDEDVDVEFTFAQVGIEEAAVDWGSNCGNCSAVVGLYAIEKGWVSPDGDSTRIVTRNTNTGQIIIQRVSTPNGALPIVPDAEMPGVVFPGYRVGLGFFDPAGKTTGKLLPTGAPTDVILAGGTRWTVSMVDAGAPVVMVRAEELGLDTSRYDTWGAGVELQLDTLDVIRRQAAVRMGLATSPSQAARAVPKLAIVAAPSSNDPVGDVNVMMLSMGKPHPALAITGSIALTLAARTPGTVLNGITGTVSYPTLKLRTPAGVIETWTEQRDGSLLVGVDRTARTIATSIIHLPETLGSAVEASLASATQ, translated from the coding sequence ATGAAGATAGAAGCGGAATGGATGCGCGGAGGTACCAGTAAGTGCTGGGTCTTTGAAACTGCGCATCTGGAACAAACCGGCACCGACGTCAACGAGCTGCTTCCCAGGCTCTTCGGAAGCCCGGACTCCCGCCAGATCGACGGCGTTGGTGGGGCCACTTCCACCACCAGCAAAGCGATGATCCTCAGCCGGCCCGAGGACGAAGACGTGGATGTCGAATTCACCTTCGCGCAGGTAGGCATCGAAGAGGCAGCCGTGGACTGGGGCAGCAACTGTGGCAACTGCTCCGCAGTTGTGGGCCTGTACGCCATCGAAAAGGGCTGGGTGTCGCCCGACGGCGATTCCACCCGCATCGTCACCCGCAACACCAACACGGGCCAGATCATCATCCAGCGGGTTTCCACCCCCAATGGCGCCCTGCCGATCGTTCCGGATGCGGAAATGCCCGGCGTCGTTTTTCCCGGTTACAGGGTGGGCCTCGGCTTCTTTGATCCGGCAGGAAAAACCACCGGGAAGCTCCTTCCTACCGGCGCGCCGACGGACGTCATCCTCGCAGGAGGCACGCGGTGGACCGTATCAATGGTCGACGCCGGTGCGCCAGTTGTCATGGTCCGCGCAGAAGAGTTGGGACTGGACACTTCGCGCTATGACACCTGGGGCGCAGGGGTGGAACTGCAACTGGACACCTTGGACGTTATCCGACGCCAGGCGGCGGTCCGTATGGGTTTGGCAACGAGCCCCTCCCAGGCGGCGCGGGCCGTTCCCAAGCTTGCGATCGTGGCCGCACCCAGCAGCAACGACCCCGTAGGTGACGTCAACGTCATGATGCTTTCCATGGGCAAGCCACATCCGGCACTGGCCATCACGGGCAGCATCGCTTTGACATTGGCCGCCCGCACCCCAGGAACGGTGCTGAACGGGATCACGGGCACCGTTTCTTACCCCACCCTGAAACTCCGGACGCCGGCCGGCGTGATCGAGACCTGGACCGAGCAACGCGACGGTTCACTCCTGGTGGGCGTCGACCGGACTGCCCGCACCATCGCCACCAGCATCATTCACCTCCCGGAGACTCTCGGCAGTGCCGTCGAAGCCTCGCTTGCATCAGCCACTCAATGA
- a CDS encoding LysR family transcriptional regulator yields the protein MLNDDTPELFDIRRLALLVEVVEQGSITAAADTMLYTPSAVSQQLRKLEQEVGQPLLNRRSRGVVPTEAGQILAGHARKIVGQMRAARSDLDQIAGLNRGSLTIGTFPTLAGSFLPLVIRAFKKRYPAIGLSVRSARFDELVSDLQSGVTGLCLLWDYPWNRFNDESIRITEVFQESTVILVAKGHPLADREQVEMGELRKESWIVRAEAHPVVEVLQRSAHVAGFEPNIGFLANDYQEAQAMVSVGMGVAMVPKTAVALQHPDVRVLSLGPDAPLRRVLLAQRQDKVYAPAEVAFHSTLVEIARARGHDYL from the coding sequence ATGCTTAACGACGACACCCCGGAATTATTCGACATCAGAAGGCTCGCGTTGCTGGTGGAAGTCGTCGAGCAGGGATCCATTACTGCTGCAGCCGATACCATGCTCTACACTCCCTCGGCCGTTTCACAGCAACTGCGCAAGCTTGAGCAAGAGGTCGGCCAGCCGTTGCTGAACCGACGTTCGCGCGGCGTTGTTCCCACCGAGGCAGGCCAGATACTCGCAGGGCATGCCCGGAAAATTGTGGGCCAGATGCGGGCGGCCCGGTCCGACCTGGACCAAATCGCAGGCTTGAACCGCGGTTCGCTGACCATTGGTACCTTTCCCACACTCGCGGGATCATTTCTGCCCCTGGTCATCAGGGCATTCAAGAAGCGGTACCCGGCCATTGGCCTCTCCGTGCGCAGCGCACGCTTTGACGAGTTGGTCTCGGACCTTCAGTCAGGAGTGACGGGATTGTGTTTGCTGTGGGACTACCCCTGGAACCGGTTCAACGATGAATCCATCCGCATCACCGAGGTCTTCCAGGAGAGCACAGTGATTTTGGTGGCCAAGGGACACCCCTTGGCCGACCGGGAGCAAGTGGAGATGGGAGAACTCCGGAAGGAGTCATGGATAGTCCGCGCGGAAGCGCATCCGGTGGTTGAAGTGCTTCAACGTTCAGCACATGTTGCCGGCTTTGAGCCGAACATCGGCTTTTTGGCGAACGATTACCAGGAGGCGCAGGCCATGGTCAGCGTGGGTATGGGGGTGGCGATGGTGCCCAAAACGGCGGTGGCCTTGCAGCACCCCGATGTCCGCGTCCTCAGCCTTGGCCCCGATGCGCCCTTGCGTCGGGTACTCCTGGCCCAGCGCCAGGACAAGGTGTATGCCCCCGCGGAAGTGGCTTTCCACTCGACGCTCGTGGAAATAGCGCGGGCGCGGGGGCATGACTACCTCTAG
- a CDS encoding type 1 glutamine amidotransferase domain-containing protein — translation MKKILMVVTSVSELGDTGEKTGYNVAEAAHPWKVFKDSGHFVDFASIKGGQPPRDEVDENDPIQVAFTQDETTRAGLYNTARVDVVDPAQYDAIYLVGGHGTMWDFPDSEGLQNLVAGIYNAGGLVGAVCHGPAGLVNVELDNGFRLVEGRDVAAFTNDEEVAAGKDKVIPFFLADRLEEQGARHVSAGVFEEKVAVDGRLVTGQNPASAAGVAKEMEKLFAEVIHQEKAEEQHEAEAVRAGKDAEKSARKQAGSDAGH, via the coding sequence ATGAAGAAAATCCTCATGGTAGTAACCAGCGTTTCCGAGCTCGGCGACACGGGAGAGAAAACCGGCTACAACGTGGCCGAAGCCGCCCACCCCTGGAAGGTCTTCAAAGATTCAGGCCACTTCGTCGATTTTGCGTCCATCAAAGGAGGCCAGCCTCCACGCGATGAAGTGGACGAAAACGATCCCATCCAGGTTGCCTTCACCCAGGACGAGACAACGCGCGCAGGGCTGTACAACACCGCCCGCGTCGACGTCGTCGATCCCGCCCAATACGATGCCATCTACCTCGTGGGTGGCCACGGCACCATGTGGGACTTCCCCGACAGCGAAGGCCTGCAGAATCTGGTGGCCGGCATTTACAACGCCGGCGGCCTGGTGGGTGCCGTATGCCACGGGCCGGCCGGACTGGTGAACGTAGAACTGGACAACGGATTCCGGCTGGTCGAGGGCCGCGACGTGGCAGCGTTTACCAATGACGAAGAAGTGGCTGCAGGCAAAGACAAGGTCATTCCCTTCTTCCTTGCAGACCGGCTTGAGGAACAGGGGGCGCGCCACGTCTCCGCGGGGGTCTTTGAGGAGAAGGTGGCGGTTGACGGCCGCCTTGTCACGGGCCAGAATCCTGCCTCGGCGGCCGGCGTGGCCAAAGAAATGGAAAAACTCTTTGCCGAAGTCATCCACCAGGAAAAGGCCGAAGAGCAGCACGAGGCAGAAGCAGTGCGTGCTGGGAAGGACGCCGAAAAGTCCGCAAGGAAGCAGGCCGGTTCTGACGCCGGCCATTGA
- a CDS encoding ChaB family protein translates to MPKTGKNDHARKNELPSTLQRSDQKAQDTFAKTYDSAMESYDGDESRAARTAFASLKHSYEKVGDHWEPKEERGPSDDHAVEGASSDKPTAGGVDANASKEHLYRRARELDIKGRSTMDKDELIHALQKANDAVTRKAREG, encoded by the coding sequence ATGCCCAAGACCGGCAAGAACGATCACGCCCGAAAAAACGAGTTGCCCTCAACCCTTCAGCGCTCGGACCAGAAAGCCCAGGACACGTTCGCCAAGACCTACGACTCCGCGATGGAATCCTACGACGGCGATGAGAGCAGGGCCGCCCGCACGGCCTTCGCATCGCTGAAGCACAGCTACGAGAAGGTTGGCGACCATTGGGAACCCAAGGAAGAACGTGGACCTTCCGATGACCATGCGGTGGAAGGGGCCAGCTCTGACAAACCCACTGCCGGCGGAGTGGACGCCAATGCTTCCAAGGAGCACCTCTACCGGCGGGCCCGCGAGCTGGACATCAAGGGGCGCTCAACCATGGATAAGGATGAGCTGATCCACGCACTGCAGAAGGCCAATGACGCCGTTACCAGAAAGGCCCGGGAAGGCTGA
- a CDS encoding ABC transporter substrate-binding protein: MPSRSGHTSQAVPLRTLSLPTAALGVAALLALTGCGLSGGQTASTEKVADTNQRIVVDNFRAPVANWALESDAAYILSLSGCLETLTKYDSAQGKVVPFLATEWKQVSPLEWDFTIREGVKFQDGTDLTAEAVAASLNSVLKAKVPARAFSPAIVTAVQATDAKTVRVTTPAENPLVPFRLASVNTGILAPAAYAGATIDPFGHCTGPFTPVSEKAKQSLTLDRNENYWGGKVQLAGAEVRFITNGATRAAQVQTGEADISLSIPASALSTLESAPDVSVLKADSPRTATLYMNNGRAPFNNVDFRKALRSALDLEALAASVYEGAALPATGPFAPSEPWASSEAKAPKQNLDEAKKLLADAGYTADKPLEIIAIVERAEFADVATVIQDNLKDIGVPVTIQAKEYASAEPDVLAGNYDMILSQRNRLIDIADPIGFLTADYTCKGTYNLSHFCNEDYDAIIAEAAKTSNTEERYKLYAKAGQLLNDQAVNLWLVNEQATDAVRSNVLSYAQDPLSRYVLTAQTAKAGS; the protein is encoded by the coding sequence ATGCCCTCCCGTTCCGGGCATACATCGCAGGCGGTTCCTTTGCGCACACTCAGCCTTCCCACAGCAGCCCTTGGGGTCGCTGCACTTCTCGCCCTGACCGGTTGCGGCCTCAGCGGTGGACAGACAGCCAGCACCGAAAAGGTGGCCGATACCAACCAGCGCATCGTCGTGGACAACTTCCGGGCCCCCGTGGCCAACTGGGCGTTGGAGTCCGACGCCGCGTACATCCTCTCGCTGTCCGGCTGCCTGGAAACCTTGACCAAGTACGACTCCGCCCAGGGCAAAGTGGTCCCGTTCCTTGCCACTGAGTGGAAGCAGGTCTCACCCCTGGAGTGGGACTTCACCATCCGCGAAGGCGTGAAGTTCCAGGACGGCACCGATCTCACGGCGGAGGCGGTCGCCGCCTCGCTGAACTCCGTCCTGAAGGCCAAAGTCCCTGCCCGGGCGTTCAGCCCGGCCATCGTCACTGCCGTCCAGGCCACGGACGCCAAAACCGTTCGCGTGACCACCCCGGCGGAGAACCCACTGGTGCCGTTCCGCCTGGCGAGCGTCAACACCGGCATTCTCGCCCCTGCCGCCTACGCAGGTGCCACGATTGATCCTTTCGGTCACTGCACCGGCCCGTTCACGCCGGTATCGGAAAAGGCAAAGCAGTCCTTGACGCTTGACCGCAACGAGAACTACTGGGGCGGAAAGGTGCAATTGGCGGGCGCCGAGGTCCGCTTCATCACCAACGGAGCTACCCGTGCGGCCCAAGTACAGACCGGCGAAGCGGACATTTCCCTATCCATCCCGGCTTCTGCGCTGTCCACCCTTGAAAGCGCACCTGATGTTTCGGTCCTGAAGGCAGATTCGCCCCGCACGGCCACCTTGTACATGAACAACGGCCGGGCACCTTTCAACAACGTCGATTTCCGCAAGGCACTCCGGTCCGCATTGGACCTGGAAGCTTTGGCAGCCAGCGTCTACGAAGGCGCGGCGCTGCCTGCCACCGGTCCTTTCGCGCCCTCCGAGCCCTGGGCGTCCAGCGAAGCCAAGGCGCCCAAGCAGAACCTGGACGAAGCGAAGAAACTCCTGGCCGATGCCGGTTACACCGCGGACAAACCGCTGGAGATCATCGCCATTGTGGAGCGGGCAGAGTTCGCCGACGTAGCAACAGTGATCCAGGACAACCTCAAGGACATCGGTGTACCGGTGACCATCCAGGCCAAGGAATACGCCTCGGCTGAACCGGACGTCCTGGCCGGGAACTATGACATGATCCTGAGCCAGCGCAACCGGCTCATCGACATCGCAGATCCCATTGGTTTCCTGACGGCCGATTACACCTGCAAGGGGACGTACAACCTGAGCCACTTCTGCAACGAGGACTACGACGCCATCATCGCCGAAGCAGCCAAGACCTCCAACACCGAGGAACGGTACAAGCTGTATGCCAAAGCCGGTCAACTCCTTAACGACCAAGCCGTGAACCTCTGGCTGGTCAATGAACAAGCCACGGACGCTGTCCGCAGCAACGTCCTGTCCTACGCCCAGGATCCGCTGTCCCGGTATGTCCTGACTGCGCAGACGGCCAAGGCCGGCTCCTAG
- a CDS encoding ABC transporter permease — MITFLARRTATLVVAVLLSSFAVFLIPYVTPGDPVRKIIRSRVAGDVVDEATVQALADSLGLNDPLPAQYLRWLGDFFTGDMGLSHISRTPVIDQVMPALGITVSLVLVALGAALVVSLPLGIVAALKQGSKTDKLITTVTQSFIAMPEYWLAPLLVLVFALRLAWLPSAGWNTASSIVLPAATLALRPISFFTSAVRSGMIDALEAEHIQAARARGLSHVQTVLQHVIPNGLVPLSTLFAVWFAGLLGGSVIVEVIFAIPGMGRLLYDAVVNSDIPLAQGGVVVVVALAVAITTLADFLHRILSPKVSGALA, encoded by the coding sequence ATGATCACCTTCCTTGCGAGGCGGACGGCGACCCTGGTGGTCGCCGTCCTGCTGTCGTCTTTCGCCGTCTTCCTGATTCCGTATGTGACTCCGGGCGATCCTGTCAGGAAAATCATCCGTTCCAGGGTGGCAGGAGATGTCGTTGATGAGGCAACGGTCCAGGCACTGGCGGACAGCCTGGGATTGAACGATCCCCTTCCCGCCCAATATCTGCGGTGGCTGGGTGATTTCTTCACCGGTGACATGGGGTTGTCCCACATCAGCCGGACACCGGTGATCGATCAAGTGATGCCTGCTTTGGGGATCACCGTCAGCCTTGTCCTGGTGGCCTTGGGCGCTGCTTTAGTGGTGTCCCTGCCGTTGGGGATCGTGGCGGCCCTGAAGCAAGGCAGCAAAACCGACAAACTCATCACTACCGTCACGCAGTCTTTCATTGCCATGCCGGAATACTGGCTGGCACCCCTGCTGGTGCTGGTCTTTGCACTGAGGCTTGCCTGGCTTCCTTCGGCAGGGTGGAACACGGCGTCCTCCATCGTCCTGCCCGCCGCGACGCTGGCCCTGCGCCCTATCAGCTTCTTCACGTCAGCAGTCCGCTCGGGCATGATCGATGCCCTGGAAGCCGAACACATCCAGGCGGCCCGGGCCCGGGGCCTCAGCCACGTCCAGACGGTCCTGCAGCATGTGATTCCCAACGGACTGGTTCCCTTGTCCACTTTGTTCGCGGTGTGGTTCGCGGGGCTTCTGGGAGGTTCGGTGATTGTGGAGGTAATCTTCGCAATCCCCGGCATGGGACGGCTCCTCTACGACGCCGTGGTCAATAGTGACATCCCCCTGGCGCAGGGAGGCGTGGTGGTTGTGGTGGCGTTGGCCGTTGCCATCACCACTCTGGCGGACTTCCTGCACCGGATTCTGAGCCCAAAGGTGAGTGGCGCCCTTGCGTAA
- a CDS encoding ABC transporter permease, with the protein MAPLRKRSVLDGAAVVILVLIVAAVAAAPWLAPFPPEDQNLAVRLAPPSATHWLGTDHLGRDTLSRLLDGGRFSLVVAALATLLTGIIGLGIGVLSARRKGWVDELFTRTNDVLLALPEMVVALFIVAAMGTGFTSLLVALTVTGWTPFARLARTLAYDVSARGFVEAARVVGCSPSFIVFRHIIPHLAAPMLGQATLRFGQLLISVGALSYLGLGVQPPQSDWGSMVAAAQPYAERAPWGIVAPGLTIFLVALCVTLIGQRTSRRAADPVDVLVVEGQHA; encoded by the coding sequence GTGGCGCCCTTGCGTAAACGGTCAGTGCTCGACGGCGCCGCCGTCGTTATTCTTGTCCTGATAGTCGCCGCCGTGGCGGCTGCGCCGTGGTTGGCGCCTTTTCCTCCGGAGGACCAGAACCTCGCTGTGCGGCTTGCGCCGCCCAGTGCCACACACTGGCTGGGGACAGACCACCTCGGGCGGGATACGCTGAGCCGCTTGCTCGACGGCGGTCGGTTCTCCCTGGTGGTGGCGGCACTGGCTACCCTCCTGACGGGGATCATCGGGTTGGGGATCGGTGTGCTCAGCGCCCGGCGGAAGGGTTGGGTAGATGAACTGTTCACCCGTACCAATGACGTTTTGTTGGCGCTGCCGGAGATGGTGGTGGCATTGTTCATCGTTGCTGCCATGGGCACCGGATTTACGTCGCTGCTGGTCGCGTTGACGGTGACAGGGTGGACGCCCTTTGCCCGCCTGGCGCGGACATTGGCCTATGACGTCTCTGCGCGCGGCTTCGTCGAAGCAGCGCGTGTGGTGGGCTGTTCGCCGTCGTTCATTGTGTTCCGCCACATCATCCCGCACCTCGCCGCCCCCATGCTGGGGCAGGCGACGCTGCGTTTCGGGCAGCTCCTGATCAGCGTGGGAGCCCTGTCCTACCTGGGCCTGGGCGTTCAGCCGCCGCAATCGGACTGGGGTTCGATGGTGGCAGCGGCCCAGCCATACGCGGAGCGGGCGCCGTGGGGGATTGTTGCTCCGGGACTCACCATCTTCCTGGTTGCCCTTTGTGTCACGCTGATCGGTCAGCGGACATCACGGCGGGCAGCCGATCCGGTGGATGTCCTGGTGGTGGAGGGCCAGCATGCCTGA
- a CDS encoding ABC transporter ATP-binding protein → MPELVIEDLTVVGADAARPVLSGVSLAVHPGEFVALVGGSGSGKTMTARSVLQLLPEQLRIASGSIHVGSIDVTCAPEGELNRIRGGRLGMLFQQPKKMFNPNKTIRAHLREPLRLHSGLRGKAADAKVLELLGEVGFEDPQWGARSYPHQLSGGMAQRAMTAMALAGQPGILLADEPTSALDKVLERQILQLLDRERSQRGLGILYITHNLASVAAFADRVLVMDAGKIVESGTTEEVLGSPRTPYTQRLLEASNLLPSGTVKQPKPGPAVLTLNGVVKNFGRSRRGRTPALDAVSLELNKGEILGVLGQSGSGKSTLARSIVGLEGISSGSITRALSAGRLTDNTAVQLVFQEPHDAFDPRMTLRASLEAPLPRELSAGLKTQRLNDAMTEVELDPALLDRRPGQCSGGQLQRVTIARALLLEPEVLICDEATSALDALTQRTILDLLQRLHRERGLSLMMITHDMDVVRHMCQRVAVLYQGRLVELTDTDKFFTDPQHHHSKDLVSAAIPCRGLHLKKMRTPLHGQGASANSNTA, encoded by the coding sequence ATGCCTGAGCTGGTGATCGAGGACCTGACGGTGGTGGGTGCCGACGCCGCGCGCCCGGTCCTTTCCGGCGTGAGCCTTGCAGTACATCCCGGCGAGTTTGTAGCGCTCGTGGGCGGTTCGGGGTCGGGCAAGACCATGACTGCCCGGTCCGTCCTGCAGTTGCTGCCGGAGCAGTTGCGGATTGCTTCGGGGTCCATCCATGTGGGCTCCATTGACGTGACCTGTGCCCCTGAAGGTGAACTGAACCGCATCCGGGGTGGCCGGCTGGGGATGCTGTTCCAACAGCCCAAGAAGATGTTCAACCCCAATAAGACCATCCGCGCCCATCTCAGGGAACCACTGCGTCTCCATTCAGGCCTGCGCGGTAAAGCTGCGGACGCCAAGGTGCTGGAGCTGTTGGGTGAAGTGGGATTCGAGGATCCGCAGTGGGGCGCCAGGTCCTACCCGCATCAACTTTCCGGTGGCATGGCCCAGCGTGCAATGACAGCCATGGCCTTGGCGGGCCAGCCTGGAATCCTGCTTGCCGACGAGCCGACGTCCGCGCTGGACAAGGTCCTGGAACGCCAGATCCTGCAGTTGCTGGACCGCGAACGGAGCCAGCGCGGACTGGGAATTCTCTACATCACCCACAACCTGGCTTCCGTTGCGGCCTTTGCTGACCGAGTGTTGGTGATGGACGCAGGGAAGATCGTGGAGTCCGGCACTACCGAAGAAGTGTTGGGAAGTCCGAGGACGCCCTACACGCAGAGGCTCCTGGAAGCCTCGAACCTACTGCCATCGGGGACTGTGAAGCAGCCGAAGCCGGGCCCCGCTGTCCTCACCCTGAACGGCGTGGTGAAGAACTTCGGACGAAGCAGGCGGGGCCGCACTCCAGCGCTGGATGCTGTTTCCCTTGAACTGAACAAGGGCGAGATCCTCGGGGTGCTCGGCCAGTCAGGATCGGGGAAAAGCACCCTCGCCCGGTCCATCGTCGGTCTTGAAGGAATCAGCAGCGGCAGCATCACCCGGGCTCTGTCGGCAGGCCGCCTTACGGATAACACTGCCGTCCAATTGGTGTTCCAGGAACCACACGACGCCTTCGACCCGCGCATGACGCTCCGCGCCAGCCTGGAAGCACCTTTACCGCGGGAACTTTCAGCGGGCTTGAAAACGCAGCGGCTGAACGATGCCATGACCGAGGTGGAATTGGACCCCGCGCTGCTGGACAGGCGCCCCGGCCAATGCTCCGGAGGCCAGTTGCAGCGGGTCACCATCGCCAGGGCACTCCTGCTGGAGCCCGAGGTGCTCATTTGCGACGAAGCAACCTCTGCCCTGGATGCCCTGACACAGAGAACCATCCTTGATCTGCTGCAACGCCTGCACCGCGAACGGGGACTCTCCCTGATGATGATCACCCACGACATGGACGTGGTCCGCCACATGTGCCAGCGCGTAGCCGTCCTTTACCAAGGGCGGTTGGTGGAGCTGACGGACACGGACAAGTTCTTCACTGACCCCCAGCACCACCACAGCAAAGACTTGGTCTCGGCAGCGATTCCCTGCAGGGGATTGCATCTGAAAAAGATGAGGACACCCCTGCACGGGCAGGGAGCAAGCGCCAACTCAAATACCGCGTGA
- a CDS encoding DUF2945 domain-containing protein, with protein sequence MALSKGTHVEWNTSQGKTHGKILEKKTSDFELDANTHRASEEDPQYVVESEKTGARAAHKGSALTEKK encoded by the coding sequence ATGGCACTGAGCAAGGGAACCCACGTGGAGTGGAATACCTCCCAAGGAAAGACGCACGGAAAGATCCTGGAAAAGAAGACCAGCGACTTCGAGCTTGACGCCAACACCCATCGGGCCTCCGAAGAAGATCCGCAGTACGTTGTTGAATCCGAAAAAACGGGTGCACGGGCGGCGCACAAAGGCTCGGCCCTTACCGAGAAGAAGTAG